The following nucleotide sequence is from Candidatus Bipolaricaulis sibiricus.
GATCAACGGGTGGGTGAGGAACGGTGCTAGCTCGTCCGGACCTTCGCGCCACAGCGCCTGGAGGAGGGATAGGTCGTGCCCGACCTGTTCCACCACCTCCTGGGAGGCCGCGACCTCGTACAACGCCCGGGCATATGGGCGGGCAGCGTCAGACGGGTTCATGGCTACTGGAGGAGACGTGCGTCGACACGGGAGGTGAGCTCGGCCAGGAGTCGCTCATGATCGGCCGGGCGCACTTCGCGGGCGAGGACTTGGGATGCTCCGAGCACAACAAGCTCTGCATAGGACGCTCGCAGGTCGCGGAGCGCCTCCTCACGCACGCGGGCCGCCGCTTGTTCCCCCTCGGCGAGGATGGCCTGCGCCTGGGCTCGCGCCTCACGGCGTGCCACCTGGAGGATCGACTGGGCTTCAGCCTCGGCCCGGGCCACGATCTCGCGGGCCCGGCGGTTCGCGGCGGCCAGTTCGGCCTCCCGTTCGGCCAGGAGGACCTCGGCCCGCCCCTGAGCCTCTTGCGCGGTGCGCAAGCGCGCTTCCTCTACCTCGCGTCGTCGGTCGAGCCAGGTCAGCAGAGGTCTGTACAGGAACCGCCTGAGGAGGCCGAGGAGCAGGGCGAACACAGCGAGGTTGAACAGGAGCGTCCAGTTGAGATTCTTGACGATCGTGCCCCACTCCAGCGCCACGGCTTCCTCCTACACAACGAACAACAGGACGAGGGCCACGAGAAGGGAGTAGATGCCCGTGGTCTCGGCAATCGCATCGGCGATGACCATCGTGCGGAGGAGGCTGTTGGCCATCTCCGGTTGGCGGGCCATCGCGTCCAGGGCGTGGGCGCCGATGATCCCTTCCCCGACGCCTGGCCCGATCGCGCCGAGGCCCATACAGATCCCGGCCGCCAGGTACTTCGCCGCTGCTACGATCATCTCGCCTTCCATCGCTGACCTCCTAGTCTGCGGTGACCTGAATGTACGCCACCGCGAGCAGTGTGAACACGAACGCTTGGATCACGCCGAACGCCAACCCGAACCACGCGTTGAGTCCGAGGGTCAGGGGGATCCGTCCGACCCAGCCGAGTGCGGTTCCAATCGCGGGCACCACCTCGAAGATCCGCGCGAGCACGGTCGGCGCCACGACGATGAGGATCGCTCCTCCCAGGATGTTCCCAAACAGCCGGAACCCATGGGATAGCGTGCGCCCGAGGTCTCCCACCAGGTTGAGGGGGAGGAGGAACGGGAACGGCTCAAGGTACCCCCTGAGGTGGCGGGCGATCCCCTTCGAGCGGATCCCGTAGTAGTGCGTCAGGCCGTAGACAAGGAGCGCGAGCCCGAGCGTGACGTTCAGATCCTGAGTCGGGGAAACGATGTACGGAATAGGCAGAATGCCCACCCAGTTGCAGAACAGGACGTAGAAGAACAGCGTCACGGCGAACGGGAGGATCGGACGGACCAGATGGGGGGATACCCCCCCGAGCAGCTGGCGCTCGAACAGGTCCATCGTGGCAGCGAGGAACGCCGCCCGTCGCGTGAGCGGTGCATCCGGGTCAGCGGGGAGGCCACGCCGCAGCCACCCGCCGAGGACCACCAGCAGCGCTCCCACAGCCAGCGCCACCGCCACCACAACGAGGTTGAACGAGACCTCGATCCCCCCGATGGTGAGACGAAGGGCCAGTTCTTTACCCAGATGTTCGAGCAACCCTCACCGTCCAGCACCACAGACCGACGCTGGGTAGGAGCAGTCCTCCCGCGACCGCAAGGGGAGGGAGCCCAGCCAGGACGCCCCCCACAGCGAGGAGGGCTACGAGTACGTACCGCGCGAGGGACGCTCCCCCTGCTGCCCGGCCGTTGCGCCCCTCGCGGAGGAGGATGGACAGGAATCCCCAGCGAACGAGACGCCCTACGCCGACCGTGGCCACGCCCCACAGCAGGCCGATCGACCACCCCCACCCCAGTGCAACAAGAAGACCGAGGGCGATCGGAACTGCAAACAGAACGCACTCCCCCATCCCGACCCAGATCGCTTGGCGCACCATCGGATCACAAGGTGCGCATCTCTTGAGCCTTTCTCTCCACAAGCTCGTCCACGCGCTTCACGTGCTCGGCCGTCAGGTCATCGAGCGCCTTCTGCAGCCGATGGTGGTCGTCCTCCGCCAGGCGGCCGTCCTTCTTCTCGACGTCGAGCTTCTCCCGAGCGTCGCGCCGCACATTGCGAAGGGCAACCTTCGCCTCCTCGGCCCTCTTCCCGACGAGCTTGACAAGTTCATTCCGGCGCTCCTCGGATAGCCGGGGAACCTTGATCCGGATCACCTGGCCGTCGTTCTGGGGGTTGAGCCCGAGGTCTGCAGCCAGGACTGCCTTCTCGATCGCCGGTATCTGCGTGCGATCGAAGGGGCGAATCATGATCAGATCTGGGTCAGGAGCGACGACATGGGCGATGTGCTTCAGCGGAGTGGGGGTTCCGTAGTAGTCGACGGGCACAGTCTCGACCAATGCGGGGTTGGCTCGCCCGGTGTGGATCTTGGCGAGCTCCGTCTGTAGGACGTCCAGGGTCCGTTCCATGTGTCCGCGGGTTTGACGCATCAACTCGTGTTCCATGAGCGACCCCCTCGTGGTCGGAATGCTAGCTTTGGTGCGCTGGATCCGCAAGCAGGCGATAATCGAGCGTGCGGCTCAACATGGAGTCCCTGCTTGCCGGGCACCCGTTCGCGGCCGAGATCCTCCGGCGACTGGTCAACGGGGGGCACCAGGCGGTTCTCGTGGGGGGAGTTGTTCGTGACGCTCTCGTTGCCACTCTTCATGGCGAACTGCCGTCGCACCAAGATGTCGACATCGCCACATCGGCCACGCCGTCGGAGGTGGCACGCCTGTTCTCCGACTGGCGTGTGATCAACGTGGGCCAGAACTTCGGTGTGGTGGTGCTGGTTCCCCCACAGGGCCGCCAGCAGTACGAAGTGGCGACGTTTCGCACCGAAGCGGGGTACAGCGATGGCCGCCGACCCGATTCCGTGCGGTGGGGAACCCTCGAACAAGACGTGCAGCGCCGCGACTTCACGGTCAACGGCCTCGTCGTCACCGCCGACGGGGAAGTCATCGACCTCGTGGGGGGGGTCGCCGATCTCGAGTCGGGCGTCGTGCGGGCCATCGGGGACCCATCGAGGCGCTTCGCCGAGGACCAGCTGCGCATGCTCCGTGCGGTGCGGTTCGCGTGTCAACTGGGGTTCGCGGTGGAGGAGAAGACGGCACATGCGATCCAGGCGCAAGCGGCACGCATCACGACCGTATCGTGGGAGCGGATCCGCGACGAGCTCCTCCGCATCTTGGCCACGCCACGGTCGGCCCAGGGGGTGCGCTTGCTCGACGAGCTGGGGCTGCTCGAGCATGTCCTTCCTGAGATCGCGGCCCTGCGGGGCGTCCCGCAGCCGGTGGAGTACCACCCCGAGGGAGACGTGTTGGTTCACACGGTGGCTGCGCTCCAGGTCGCGGACGGCCTGTGGGACGATCCACGCCTGAAGCTCGCCGTGCTGTTCCACGACACGGGCAAGCCTCGAGCACTGGCACGGTCGGGAGGAAGCAACATGGGCGGGCACTGTGGGATCGGGGCGGAGATCGCAGTTCAGGCCCTGAACCGGCTTCGCCTGCCCAAACGTGACGTGGAGTGGATCGCACACCTCGTTCGTGAGCATATGCGGGTGGCTCGCCTTCCGGAGATGGGTGTGGGAAAGCAGGTCCGGCTTCTCGGGGCAGAGGAGGATGAAGGGCAACCCCGCGCGGAGCTTTCTCGGCGGTTCCCGCTGTTCGCCGACCTTCTGCGGGTGGTGATCTGCGACGCGGAGGCCAGTGCCCATCGCGCCCGCGCCTGGCTGCCGCTGGTTGCCCGCGCGGTCGGCCTCCTCGTTCATCTCCGTCGGATCCACGGGATCCGCCGGGCCCGGGAGCTTCTCACGGGAGATGACCTTGTGGCGCTCGGGCTACCCCCCGGCCCGCGGTTGGGCCAAGTGCTGGAGCAGGTTCACGAGCGCATTCTGGCAGGCGAGATCACCACGCGGGATGAGGCGTTGGCCCACGCCGCGCGGCTGGCGCGAGGTCAGAGGTAACGTACACCCCGCCCCGGATGTCCCCTCGGCAGCTGGCATCCCCCCTCGCGGCAGCCGTCACGGCGGGGCTACCGTTGGGGCGATGAGCGCTCTCAACCTTGGACCGGAGTTGTCTGTTCCGTTGGAGGACGTCGTCGGGCAGTGCGTGGCGATTCTCGGCATCCGCGGCTCGGGGAAGTCGAACACCGCGGGCGTGATCTTCGAGGAACTCCTCGACGCCCACTACCCGATGTCGCTTGTGGACATCGACGGGGAGTACTTCGGTCTCAAGGAGAAGTACGAGGTGCTCGTTGCGGGGGGCGGGGATCACGCCGACGTGGAGCTCAACAGGATGACCGTTGGCGAGCTGGCGAACCTTTCCCTCCACGAGGGAGTTCCGGTGATCCTCGATGTGTCGGACATGCTCGGTGGTGAGCGGGAGGCGATCGTGTTTGACTACCTGACCCGCGTGTGGTCACTGGCGGGTCGGCTCCGGACACCGTACATGATTGGGATCGAGGAGTGTCACGAGTTCATCCCGCAAGGGGTTCGCACCCGGCTCAAGGAGGTGATCGCTCGGATCGCCCTCCGGGGCCGGAAACGGGGGTTGGGCGCCGTGGTGATCTCGCAGCGGTCTGCCAAGGTGGAAAAGGACGTGCTCACCCAAGCGGGGATGCTGTTCCTTCATCGGGTGGTCCACGAGGCGGACACGCGCGTGTACGGCGAGCTCCTCCCGTGGCGCAAGCTGGAGGCGAAGGAAGCCGTCTCCCAGCTGGGAGTCGGAGAGTGCATCTTCTTGGCGGGCGCAGTGGCCCGCAAGGTGAAGATCCGGATGCGGGACACGTTTCACGGTGGGTACACGCCATCCTTCCGTCCGGTGGAGTCCCCCAAGCTCCGCCAGGTTCGCGGACGGATCCTCGAGGCTCTGGCCCGCGCCCAGGAGGGGCGACCCGCTCCCGAGGAGCCGGGGCCCGTCCTTGGTCCGACTTCAGGGGGGCACGGGGCGATCGAGCCCCCTCCGTTCCTTGGTGCGAGCCGGCCTGTGGAGGAGGCCTCGTGGACCCTCGCCCAGCTCGAGGAGGACCTGAGCGAGACGAGGGCGGACCTTCCGCAGCCGATACTCGTTCGGGTCGACCGTTTGATGCGTCGTCTCCAGCGCCTCTCCCCGGTGCAGCAGCGCGTGGTGGGGTTCCTGGTCGAGCGAGAGCCGAACGCGTATACGACGCACGAGCTCGCCGCATGGGTGGACTGCCCGGAGGCACTCCTTCGCACGGAGCCTCCGGTTGCGGCCCTCGACCTGGGTCTGGTGAGCTGCGAACGGTTGGCCCGGGGCACCACGTACCGAGGTGTGGTTCGCCAGTACGTGGACGAGGCGTTCTCCGGGTTTGCCTCCGCGCTCGGGCCGGATGGCACGCGGCGCCTGGTAGCCTATCTCCGTCGGCGGATTTCCGACCTCGCTCCGGCTGAACGTGATTTAGCTTACACCCCTTGACGGTCCGCCCTTAAGTGTGGTAGGATCAGAACGACCGGGGGGTGAAAGCTTATCATGAGGCTTCATGTCGAGGAACGGTACGCTTCGGACTCGGATGCGCTGACTAAATACGTCGAGAAGAAGGTCGAGACCCTCTCTCGCTACTTCGACAGGATCCTCAAACTGGATGTCATCCTCGAGGTCGAGGGACCTGCTCAGCGGGTGCAGATGATGGGCTACCTCGTCAATCACAAGGTGGTCAAGGCCAAGGTGGAGACGAACGACATGTACGCCTCGATTGACCAGGCCGTCGACAAGATGCAGCGACAGCTGGTGCGGTACAAGGAGCGGCTCCGTGTGTCCCGCAAGACGGGGCACGCCGCTCCGCCCGCTACCGGGGGACGTCGCGCGACCCCCGGTCCACAGATCGAGAGGGTGGACGAGTACATTCGACAGCCGCTCACTCCGGAGGCAGCGGTCCGCGAGCTCGAACGAAGCGGGCGGGACTTTGTCGTGTTCTTCCAGGCCGACGACGACCAGCCGGCGGTTCTGTTCCACCGAGGGGATGGCCGGTACGGTCTCGTCGTTCCCCGTCGGTGAGTGCACAAGGAGGACGGACGCTAGGTCTCGTTCTTTACTCGGGAAGCGCGGCCAGCGCGTTGGCGGTGCGGCTGGCGGAGCAGGCCGGCGCAGACCATCTTCGGCTGGTCCACTTTCGGTCCCCGTTCTTCCTCGGCGAGGAGGAGGTGGCGGTTCGCGCCCAGCACCTGTTCCCGGGCCTGCGGTTCCAATCTGTGACCCTGAAGCGGGACTTCCTCGGATTGAGTCAACGGAGCCAGGGACTGCCCTTCCCATGTGGAGTCTGCCGAAGGCTTCTCCTCGAGCGCGTTGCGCGACTTGTGCGACGGGTCCACGCCGACCTCGTGGTGACCGGCGACATCGTCGGCCGGGCCGGGCTAGGGGTGGGTGATCTGGTGGAGTTGGACCGATCGGCGGGGCTGGCGGGCCGCGTGCTGCGCCCCCTGTCGGGGCGGCTCCTTCCCCCGACTCGATGGGAGGAGGAGGGGAAGCTGGATCGCGGGGTATTGCTCGATTGGGTGGACGGAGAGCAGTTGGCGGGGAGGATGGATGAGCTGGCCCGGGAGCAGGGGATCGACCCGCGTCGCAGCGCGCGGGACTGCCTGCTCACCGATGACGGTTTCGTCAAGCGTCTGTTGGAGTTCGGCCCCGCGGAAGGATGCACCGAGAACACGATCCAACTGCTGCGGTTCAGGCACTCGTACCGATTGGGGCCCGAGGCGCACGTGGTCGTTGCGGTGACGGCAGAAGAGCAGGCTCGGCTGCAGCCCCTGTTCCTTCCGTCGGACGTTCGGTTGTACGTCCAGATGGCACACTCGCCGCTTGCACTGGTCCGGGCGCGGTGGCACGCCCATGACCCCGACGAGCGGGCGTGGATCGTCGCTGCGGCGGCGGAGCGGATGGTGGAGGCCGCGGGGCTTCCCCAAGCGACCGCTTGGGTGGTCCGCTTTCGGTGTGAGTGGGAGGGGGAGACGCGACAGATGAGGCTCCCCGTCGAGCGACGCCCCGTGCCGGCCTTGATCTCATCCTGAGTGCAGTTACAATCGGCCGGTTGGTGCAACGGGTTATCCCAACATACAGGCGACCAAGGATTAAGGAGGATTGGCTATGCCCATTCATCGCTACCGGTGTTCGCGCTGTGGGACTGAGTTTCGCGAGCTTCGACAGGTTCAGGACCGGACGCTCGTGCGGTGCCCTGGGTGCGGCGCGGCAGAGGTGACGCGGCTTCTGCCGCGATTTGGCGTGGTGTACAAAGGCAGTGGGTTCTACACGACCGATTACCGGCGGGCGCGCTCAGAGAGCGGTTCTTCAGGCGCTTCCGGGGACGGATCGTAGCCCTCTTGAGGTGATGTGCGGTGGTCATATCCGGGGACGACATTGAACGGATCAAGCTTGGACTAGCATCGAGCGATGAGATGCTGTCGTGGTCGAGGGGGGAGGTGACGAACTCCGAGACCATCAACTACCGAAGTCACAAGCCGGAGCGGGGCGGCCTCTACGCAGAGGAGATCTTCGGCCCGGAGAATGACTACGAGTGCACCTGTGGCAAGTACCGCGGGAAGAAGTACGAGGGCATCACCTGTGACAAGTGCGGGGTCCTCGTCACCGACTCGGCGGTGCGGCGGGTGAACATGGGGCACATCCGCCTCGCGAGCCCTGTCGTCCACTTCTGGTACCTCAAGGGGGTGGCGAGCCCTCTGTCCCGGCTCCTGGGGATCAAGCGGCGCGACCTGCGCCGCATCGCCTACTACGAGACGGAGACATCGCGTGAGGACCTGTTCGTCGTCACGCTGTCGGGTTCACCGAAGGTCCGGCAGGGCGAGACCCTATACGGCACGGAGGTTCGCATCCTGGCGACCGCGTTCACGTTTCAGGTGGAGCAAGCCTACCTGATCACGAAGGGGGCGCGGGTGGTGGCGGAGGAAGCGGGTGAGGTGCGGATCGAAGCGCGGAAGTTGGCCAACGGCGAGACGTTCCGCGCGGTCGTGATCGGCCGTCACGAGTACCCGATGGCCGCTGACGCCGAGGTGTTTGTCGAGGACGGCGACACTGTCGAGGCGGGAGAGGCCCTGTGCGAACGGCCAACAGGCGAACTGTGTTCCCAGACGATGTTCGAGATGCTACGCGCGCGCTACGAGGGAGTGGAGGGAACGCCGATCCAGGAAGTGGTGGACAACCTCGCCCACCTCGTCGTGCGGGTCGACGAGAACGTCCCGTTGCGTCTGGGGCAAGAGCTGTCGTCGCTCGAGGTGCGGGCGTACGAGCGGTGCTTCCCCGGTGGGTTCGAAGCGGCGACTGGTGCTGAAGGCATCGAACGGCTGCTCGGGGTTCTGGATCTGGATGCGCTGGCTGACGAGCTGTGGGAAGAACTCGATCGGACCGTCAACCAAGGAGAGCGGCGTCGGATCTTGCACCGGCTCGAAGTGGTGGACCAACTACGTCGGTCGGGCAACAACCCCCAAGACCTGGTGCTGGACGTCATTCCAGTGCTCCCCCCTGCACTGCGCCCGATGATCCAGCTCGAGGGTGGAAAGTTCGCGACCACAGACCTGAACGACCTGTATCGGCGCATCATCAACCGGAACAACCGGTTGAAGAAACTCCGTGAGATGGGGGCTCCCGAGATCATCCTCCGCAACGAGCGGCGGATGTTGCAGGAGGCGGTGGATGCCCTCATCCACAACGAGAAGAAGGACAACCCGATCCGCGGTCGGGACAACCGGCCCCTCAAGTCGTTGTCCGAGCGCATTCAGGGCAAGCAAGGGCGGTTGCGTCGCCACCTCCTCGGACGCCGTGTGGACTACTCGGGTCGAGCGGTGATCGTGGTCAACCCCGCGCTCAAGATCCACCAGTGCGGGATTCCGAAGAAGATGGCGCTGGAGCTGTTCAAGCCCTTCATCCTGTCGCGTCTGGAAGACCTCCCGTATGCTGACTACGACGAGATCAAGAACAAGGCGTTGGCCGGCGAGCTGCCGGAGGTGTGGGACGCCCTCGATCAGCTCATCCGGGAGTACCCCGTGCTTCTCAATCGAGCGCCGACGCTTCATCGGTTGTCGATTCAGGCGTTCCAGCCGGTGCTTGTGGACGGCGACGCCATTCAGGTCCATCCCCATGTCTGTCCGTCCTACAACGCGGACTTCGACGGCGACCAGATGGCAGTGCACCTGCCGCTGGGCAAGGAGGCGGTCCAGGAAGCGTGGGAGCTGATGCTCTCCGCCCGGAACACCCTGTCCCCCGCCCATGGGCGGCCGCTGGCCCTCCCAACGCAGGATCAGGTGTACGGGTTCTACTACCTCACGATCCTCGACCCCGACGGCCGTGGCCGGGGCAAGGCGTTCCGGTCGCTCGACGAGGCTGTCAAGGCGTACAACCATGACGTGATAAGCCTTCACGCCCCGATCCGGATCCGTCTCGGCGACGAGATCGTGGAGACGACGCTGGGACGCGCGATCCTGAACGAAGCCCTTCCGGCAGAGCTTCGGGACTACACGCTGACCTTTGACGTCCGGCAGGTGCGGCGCAAGCTCGAGGAGTGCTACCTCCGGTACGGCTGGCAACGGGCGGCGGAGGTCCTCGACGAGCTGAAGTCGATTGGGTTTCGGTACGCAACCTTGTCGGGTCTGACGATCTCTATCCCCGACTGTGCGATCCCGCCGGAGAAGGCACGACTGGTGCAGGCGGCTCAGGCGCAGGTCGATCACATCAACCGCATGTACGCGCGCGGCTTGGCCACGGAGGAGCAGCGGTACTACGCGGTGACGCGGGTGTGGCGGGAGACGGTGGACGCGGTCGAGAAGGCGACCATGGCGAACCTATCCCGGATGCCGTTCAACCCTGTCTACGCCATCGTGTCGTCGGGGGCGCGTGGTTCGGCGGGCCAGGTGAAGCAGATCGCGGGAATGCGTGGGCCGATGGCGGATCCGCAGGGGAAGGTTCTCGAGTGGCCGGTGATCTCGAACTTCCGCGAGGGGCTGTCCATTCTTGAGTACTTCATCTCCACCCACGGCGGGCGGAAGGGGACGGCGGATACCGCGTTGCGCACGGCGAGCGCCGGCTACCTCACGCGCAGGCTCGTGGATGCCTGTGTGGACGCCATCGTCAAGGAGCGCGACTGCGGGACCCAGCACGGGGTGGAGGTGGATCCGCTGTACTTCGCCCCGAAGGGACAGGTGATGGAGGACATCCCCGACCGGAT
It contains:
- a CDS encoding ATP synthase F0 sector subunit c, with the protein product MEGEMIVAAAKYLAAGICMGLGAIGPGVGEGIIGAHALDAMARQPEMANSLLRTMVIADAIAETTGIYSLLVALVLLFVV
- a CDS encoding DNA-directed RNA polymerase beta' subunit encodes the protein MVISGDDIERIKLGLASSDEMLSWSRGEVTNSETINYRSHKPERGGLYAEEIFGPENDYECTCGKYRGKKYEGITCDKCGVLVTDSAVRRVNMGHIRLASPVVHFWYLKGVASPLSRLLGIKRRDLRRIAYYETETSREDLFVVTLSGSPKVRQGETLYGTEVRILATAFTFQVEQAYLITKGARVVAEEAGEVRIEARKLANGETFRAVVIGRHEYPMAADAEVFVEDGDTVEAGEALCERPTGELCSQTMFEMLRARYEGVEGTPIQEVVDNLAHLVVRVDENVPLRLGQELSSLEVRAYERCFPGGFEAATGAEGIERLLGVLDLDALADELWEELDRTVNQGERRRILHRLEVVDQLRRSGNNPQDLVLDVIPVLPPALRPMIQLEGGKFATTDLNDLYRRIINRNNRLKKLREMGAPEIILRNERRMLQEAVDALIHNEKKDNPIRGRDNRPLKSLSERIQGKQGRLRRHLLGRRVDYSGRAVIVVNPALKIHQCGIPKKMALELFKPFILSRLEDLPYADYDEIKNKALAGELPEVWDALDQLIREYPVLLNRAPTLHRLSIQAFQPVLVDGDAIQVHPHVCPSYNADFDGDQMAVHLPLGKEAVQEAWELMLSARNTLSPAHGRPLALPTQDQVYGFYYLTILDPDGRGRGKAFRSLDEAVKAYNHDVISLHAPIRIRLGDEIVETTLGRAILNEALPAELRDYTLTFDVRQVRRKLEECYLRYGWQRAAEVLDELKSIGFRYATLSGLTISIPDCAIPPEKARLVQAAQAQVDHINRMYARGLATEEQRYYAVTRVWRETVDAVEKATMANLSRMPFNPVYAIVSSGARGSAGQVKQIAGMRGPMADPQGKVLEWPVISNFREGLSILEYFISTHGGRKGTADTALRTASAGYLTRRLVDACVDAIVKERDCGTQHGVEVDPLYFAPKGQVMEDIPDRIYGRVTAEPIRDPATGQTLVEAQTLLDDRALAHRVGTLEVDLDLRTEGLEERTGSCKVVGEVHHPETGALLLRDGEVLSPDHRDELLAAGIHTVRVRPKIVIRSPALCQTPGGLCQMCYGLDLAFHQLVKRGTTVGVIAAQSIGEPGTQLTMRTFHTGGVAGVDITQGLPRAEELFEARKTTKAAHATVAPLSGRITGIETTRSGREVVEITSEPHAVILPRAFVDVGEGEEVDGAKFRSLRSPIEGRAFFFDDGEERYLAVLDEEGLDRMYTVPPEAEVQVKHGQRVAEGDPLTTEYHVEAPLAAIAGRVELHQEGGARKIIVRGERGETREYEVPYGSQVLVTDGAEVEEGTKLATRSRPLAVRAEVAGRVLAGQRSVAVLTPKSRALIAPITPELVPMVEHGAPVREGQELFQVSLPPGETLLVDRIETAEDRATVRFRYRTQVECGEGTIVRVGDKVERGEPVSKGVIPPHYLMEVAGVQKTREYLLVELQKVYKSQGVDINDKHFEVVIRQILNNVRIVDPGESSFLLNDVVPLEIFQLEVRRLTEENERIRRGRDDLVGAKLLAPLARGGATIAEMGETVSREVLDRAVTLGVRQARVEIHGEPRTVRLIEYRIPQGERELLRISRAALLRKSWLAAASFERTTKVLADAALRGEEDPLDGLKPCLMVGKRIPVGTGFPADDDGSGPQS
- a CDS encoding Ribosomal subunit interface protein, which codes for MRLHVEERYASDSDALTKYVEKKVETLSRYFDRILKLDVILEVEGPAQRVQMMGYLVNHKVVKAKVETNDMYASIDQAVDKMQRQLVRYKERLRVSRKTGHAAPPATGGRRATPGPQIERVDEYIRQPLTPEAAVRELERSGRDFVVFFQADDDQPAVLFHRGDGRYGLVVPRR
- a CDS encoding ATP synthase F0 sector subunit a; protein product: MLEHLGKELALRLTIGGIEVSFNLVVVAVALAVGALLVVLGGWLRRGLPADPDAPLTRRAAFLAATMDLFERQLLGGVSPHLVRPILPFAVTLFFYVLFCNWVGILPIPYIVSPTQDLNVTLGLALLVYGLTHYYGIRSKGIARHLRGYLEPFPFLLPLNLVGDLGRTLSHGFRLFGNILGGAILIVVAPTVLARIFEVVPAIGTALGWVGRIPLTLGLNAWFGLAFGVIQAFVFTLLAVAYIQVTAD
- a CDS encoding CCA tRNA nucleotidyltransferase, whose protein sequence is MESLLAGHPFAAEILRRLVNGGHQAVLVGGVVRDALVATLHGELPSHQDVDIATSATPSEVARLFSDWRVINVGQNFGVVVLVPPQGRQQYEVATFRTEAGYSDGRRPDSVRWGTLEQDVQRRDFTVNGLVVTADGEVIDLVGGVADLESGVVRAIGDPSRRFAEDQLRMLRAVRFACQLGFAVEEKTAHAIQAQAARITTVSWERIRDELLRILATPRSAQGVRLLDELGLLEHVLPEIAALRGVPQPVEYHPEGDVLVHTVAALQVADGLWDDPRLKLAVLFHDTGKPRALARSGGSNMGGHCGIGAEIAVQALNRLRLPKRDVEWIAHLVREHMRVARLPEMGVGKQVRLLGAEEDEGQPRAELSRRFPLFADLLRVVICDAEASAHRARAWLPLVARAVGLLVHLRRIHGIRRARELLTGDDLVALGLPPGPRLGQVLEQVHERILAGEITTRDEALAHAARLARGQR
- a CDS encoding Ribosome recycling factor; the protein is MEHELMRQTRGHMERTLDVLQTELAKIHTGRANPALVETVPVDYYGTPTPLKHIAHVVAPDPDLIMIRPFDRTQIPAIEKAVLAADLGLNPQNDGQVIRIKVPRLSEERRNELVKLVGKRAEEAKVALRNVRRDAREKLDVEKKDGRLAEDDHHRLQKALDDLTAEHVKRVDELVERKAQEMRTL